In the genome of Thermoplasma sp. Kam2015, the window AATAGGTGTGATGTCCCTTTACGTCTCTGTTCTGATGTCCCAATATTTCAAATACAAAGGAGATTTTGTTTATGCCATGCCCTTAATTTTTCCAATTGTATTTGCCTTCGTTTTCTTCAGTATATCAGTTCTCTTTATCATGGATAGAAAATATCCATGGTTTTTTAGAACCGGAATTATGAGCCTTGTCAGCGGTATAACACTTTTTATTTTCGGTATGATATCATTTCAGTTCAAGGTGAATTCCATCATATGGGCTGGATCTCTTGGAATTAGTGTTTTATTTATTCTATTAGCCATAGTCAGATTAATTATTCAGAGAGGATTAACTGCATATAAAAGGCAAAAAAACCAGTAGATATGTCTAAAGAATTAGTATTCGCTTAAAACATTGATCAAACCCCGACCGGTCCATTGTGAATTCCAATTCTCTCATATTCCATCCACAACTTTTCCTTCTGCCTGCTGCTTACCTAACTTCTTGATTTCTGATATACGAGCATAGAAAAGCGTTACTGGATTTGATTATTTTTCATTTGTTACTGCGACCCACATATTTTCAGGAATATTGACATTTATAGCATCTTTCGTTTCTGCAACATGACCTGCATTGAGCTTGTAATGAACGGAAACATAGAAATCAACGAGACCGAAACCCGTGTAGAATTTTCCGTCTCCCCACCCTCCCTTTGAAAGTACAATTGCCCCGGCAGAATTACCGATTATTATCCCCGAGAATTCAAGTAACCTGTCCTGCAAAGCCCTCTGTTTTAATTCGCGATATAGGACCTCAGTGTCTCCACCTGGAAGATAAATGGTGTCTACTTCAGAGAATTTTCGTTGCATTTCATTTTCAGGATCGTTTTTGGCCAGAAACAATACCTTTTCAAACCCGCAGTGTGAAAAATAGTCACGGAGCATTCTGGAATATTCGGCTTCCTTCTCAAGAGAATCCGAAGTCCATGGTATAACCAGGATTTTCCCTGAACTTGATAACTTCCTCACTTCTTTGAAGAGGGTTTCGTTGGTCCTGCGTTTAACGTCCTCGCCTCCCTGCATGATTATGATTTGGGTAGTCATATACCTGTTAAGAGAGTAAGATTTTAAAAATCTGTGGTTTTAAATATTCGCTTAAAACATTAAACAAATCCCGACCGGTCCACTGATAGCAATCGAATTAGTTTATCTTGTTAATGAATTACGATATGATAGTATATAAACTTCTGTTGCAGTAATCGATTATGGTGATTTCATTTGATGCTAGAATAAGAAATAAGACTGCCACAAAACCAATTTTACGTTCAAAGCGCTCAGATGTATTCCATAAAGATGTTTCCGAATTCATAACTGGAGTCACGCCATAGCCTGCAGTTATCAACTATAGTGCCTTTTTATGCTGATTTGATATTATCATTAGCAACGGCTCTGATAATCGAATGGAAATGCATTTTGAACTACCTTCTTCCTATAAGCTTTGCCTGCGAAGGTGACGGCCATAAACACATTAATAGAAGCAGTCATAATTAAGTCATATTGAAATTCAAGACTATTTAAAGGTATCATCATTATTTAATTTTTAATGTCTTCAATGATAAATTACCAGAGATCGATGACCTCAAAAAAACTCCTTGCTTGGATATATCTTTAAAATTTTTTTCTCTGACTGGGTGGTATCTTTTCACAGCTTGCCTCCTCTGATCGATTTCAGTCCATTCATGGCATTTGCGTGCATCTAATAAGGCTTAAATTTTCTCTTTGCCCATCGTTAAATTCTTGATGTGCGTCCATCTATACCTTTTTGCGCTTGAGGCTTTCTTTATCCATGCCTATCTGATTCATTATGCATTGTTCTGCGACCACATCATCACTTTAATTTTTCTTAACCACAGACGATACATGTTCCAAGGATGATCATGGATGTTTGCCAGTCCATCCTTATCAGGAGATCCAGGGCCTTTATCAAAGGAGTTATTCTGATCGAAGACGGCCATGCTGAGCTATGATCACTTTAAATAAACTGAATAAGTGTATGGTGCCGGAAGGCTAGCAAAATCGAATACTAATATTCATTTTTAGTATATTTATGATTATATGTAAATGATTAATGGAAGAGACCTAAGAAAGCAATTCTAAAGCCAAACGATCGAAAATATATCCCTGACCTCAGACATGACTTTGCAGTTTCTGCAAAGTCTTCTCTGACCATGATCGACTGTTTTCGATCGAAAAATCCCATGTATAGTAGGGATATAAAGTAGGGATATTAAAAAATATATCCCTCCAATATCCCTCATATATCCTATTGAAAATACGGCTTCCGCAATAAATGGTGTGGTAACGCAGGGATATTTAGGGATATATTCCAATATCCCTCATTTATCCCCTTGAAAATACGGCATCAGCATTAAAAAAGTATGGTAACTTGGGGATATTCAGGGATATATTTCAATATCCCCAATATATCCCCTTGAAAATACTGCGTCTGTATTAAAAAGTATTGTAATTTAGGGATATATTCCAATATCCCCAAATTGATGCAATTTCGTCGCCAGATCACGCATTACCAAAGGGATAAATGCAATCAATAATTTATATCCCTCATTTATCCCCTTGAAAATACGGCTTCCGCGATGAAAGGTATGGTATCTAAGGATCTATCTTGTTACCATACCATTTATCCCATTGAAAAAAGGGCTTCGGAAGAAAAAATATCGTTTATCCCATTGATAATAGGGCTCGGGCATTGAAATTATCATTCATATGATCGATAAATGTATGCCTTGTATCGAT includes:
- a CDS encoding Type 1 glutamine amidotransferase-like domain-containing protein, whose product is MQGGEDVKRRTNETLFKEVRKLSSSGKILVIPWTSDSLEKEAEYSRMLRDYFSHCGFEKVLFLAKNDPENEMQRKFSEVDTIYLPGGDTEVLYRELKQRALQDRLLEFSGIIIGNSAGAIVLSKGGWGDGKFYTGFGLVDFYVSVHYKLNAGHVAETKDAINVNIPENMWVAVTNEK